aaaaggtGACATGCATTACTGGAGACACACCCACACTAGCATATACACATGTACggaaaacaacaactgcaCTTCTGAAAGTCAAAAATAGTCTAGGGGGAGTGAGTGAGATGGCAATAAGCAGGTGTAATAAGGGAATTTCTGAACTTACCAAAACCGCGCTCTCTCGCACCAGCTGAGAGACATTCTCTCTCATTTGCACCGCTGAGCCGAGCTTATTTAAGCCGCGCGTAAACTTTCGCTCCATCCTGCTCGCTCTCTTCCTTGCTCTCTTTCAGGGATCAAACAAAcaagttgttgtttttgtcgcACGGGCACTGTTTCTCTCCGCtctgttgcttttgttgttgttgtgcagAAACCGGCGGAAATTCAAAAATAGagagacacacacacgcacgcacaggCAGCCAGGATGCGCTGCCGACTGCGcagtcgacgtcgctgccagCGATGACTAATACGTTATCCTTGCTCTGTCCACTTTTTCTTCACTTTATTTTCCCCTCtctttttgaaaatttaaaagtgCATTAAGGCCATACTATAATTTGTCGTAAAAAGGATTCATCTGCGAAATTCCTGAATATCCATGTTATACACAAAACACCAACACGCACGCTGTAATTCCCACGCCCCTTTCGGCAAAAATGAGGGGGGTCTTGGCGAAAAACACAAACACCCACggcaaatatttttagcaGCCTCAGGCTTCTAGCATCCCGATTAAGaatataaacaatatattttaaCGAGCTACACACAGCTGtttacacatttttattatCTGGTTGATTACTCGCAATTTACGTGCGTTTGGCGTTTAAGGTGTTTGTGCGTTTGCAGCGGCGATTTGAACGAACCGTATTGGCGTGGAGTTTGTCTTTTCGAATTGCCGCTAACAGAGCGCTGAGCTCCTCACGCGAACGAGATCCACTGACTTTTGGGGAACGCGATTTGTTGGGGCAATAATAACATGAAGCAGCACAATTCACTAAAAAATACTTCCAAGTGTGGCAAAATACCGCCATCAGAGAAACTACCCTCGGGTTGGTGAAAATGATTGAGTTAGCAGGGACTCGAACCAGTTTCCGTCAGTAACAGAGGCTATGTTAAGTGAGTGTAAAAAAGTGTGGCCAGGCAGCACAAAACTGTTATTTTTCAAACTagttaaaaaagaaatgtaaataaattgtatgAGATAATAATTAAACTGTTAACTTCTATGAAATCTATAACTATTACATATTTACCATCTAAACTGCATTTTTAGTTGTTTTATAtttgttaaattaaaaatcttTTAAGCTACTTTCAAAAATAGCTTTTGAAAAAGTAATGTCTTGAATTTTTCCCGCTGCGCAGAAATGTAAACATAGAAATTGGAGACTTCcaaatcctttttttttaatgcatttattttaCTCGACCTCGATTAATCAAAACTTATAGATACAAGTGTGGGATTCCAGGTAACTTTATCGGCGTGTCCAGGCGGTGGGGCTGTATTAATTGTTAGAAGAGTCCATGTTTCTTGGCCTCGCTCTTGAAGCAAGCGCCGTAGGCTTCGGCGGCCTCGCAGTGATCATCCGGCACAGTTAGGGCAGCACAGGTGTCGCCGATCTCCAGGGCAATCTTTAGCTTGGCCGGATCGTTGCCCGTGTACTGCTTGGCCTTCTCGCGACCTGCCTCCGTGTCCAGTTTGCCGTCGGCGCCCAGTACTCCGAAACTCTTCATCACGCAGGCGCGCAGGCACTTGCCGGCATATgtgctggctggctgcttcTTGACCATTTCCTGCAGATCGGCATCGCTGGCGCCCACCTCCGGAATGCAGCCCTCGGCTGTCTCCATCAGCTTGGCCATGGCTTCCTTCTCGTCAAAGGCTCGCACCAGTGCGGCGCCGAGGAGGACGATTGCCACCAGAATGATTGGAGTAGACTGCATGATGCTAGGTCGGTGTATCTGAACTGAATTTGTCTCTGCTGATGGGGACTAAGGCTTTTATAGCTAAATCGGTGACTCGCTCGGCTGTGAAATAATATAGTACACCGTTTAACAATCTTTACAATGGTCGCTTAATTGGCCGCATCGCGATCGTTATTAGGGGTTTTCAGCTAATGGATCAGCTAACAAAATGTAGCCGGTCGACCAATAAGTACTGACCGCCCCCATAAGACACGCACGTCCCCAGAAAAGGTCTAAGTGATTAAAAAAGTGTCCCAACGCCATGTCAACATGACTGGCATTTGTGCTTCGTTACGCATAATTCATAGGTATCAAGATTGTCTATCAGATGTGCAATCCTGAAGACATCGAGAGTAAAAGTAAGAAGCATGTACTAAACcatattaaatatgaaaatccatttttgaaatttcaaAACCAGCCAAAATTTCAGACCATAAAAGAAGACCCTTCTGATCGTGagtaaaattattttacccattgaaaatccatttaaaacacagtattttgtatatattccATATATTTTGCATATATTTGTTGGTTTTTTATACTTTACACAATAAAAATGATAATGCATctcaacaaaaacaattattCGCGGTACTTATCGGATAGATTTCAAAGACAAAATTAATGCTTGCGTGTAACTTTTGCTTTTGGAATTCATTTCCCAAATACTACTTGCTTGGTTTTAATTTGCGTGGCTTTCATTTGTCGGTTATTGGTATCTTCAGTAATCgattagaaaataaaatagtCATAATTAATTTCGACAGATCCGTATGTGGATCGAGAATTATACATCGCTCCTACACATATATACATTGAATGCGGCATGCAAATTCTATTCGTGAGTCATCAATTCATTGATGTTGTGGTTTCTGCGTTTGGTTAAACTTAAGtcataattaattaacatacAGTTTAGGTAAAAGTATTTAAAGCAACTTAAACTTAAGGTTAAGAGTTCCCTCTCTTTCTTGTTTATTTCGCAGAGTGATTTTTGTAGTgtttaaatgtaaaataatatatCGATCATAATTTAGTTATCTTCCATTATGGGTATGAAATGTGAAGCGAGAGTCACAGTAGCAGTCACGGCAACAGTAACAGTTTACGAGTGCGATTAACGAACGAGTAACGGTTTTGTAAACCTCAAAACTTTGCTACAttggtttttgtttcatttgtgaTTATTATCATAATATATCGATATCGATCTCTGTGTGATGCATTGTGATTGATCGCTTTCTACTTAGGTTAAAGTTGGGATGGGTTCTGGAATTGGTTTGGGGATTATGACGTACGGTTAGGGATTTTATTCTTGCGTTAAATATGCTTAAAGacttatattatatatttggtGTACTTTTTTGAGTTTTGTGTTCTGTTTTCATTTGCTGTTTTATCGCtttgtttagtttagtttgTAACTGTTTGTATGTAGTTTATATAATAACTTGTCCATGGGCATGCCTGCTGCTACCTGTCCGATCTGCGGGGATCTACATCTACAGCTACGTAAACTAAATATAAtacagtttttgttttgtttttgtttggggGTCTTGGGTTTTTGAGGGCTACGCCAACTGTCTGCTATTCAACTCTCCAAACGACTCTGCGATCCCTTTCTCCAAAGTGTTATACACGGCACAGTGGTTACTCCTTTTCCTGTCTTCCTGCCTCATCCATTGGGTTATCAAAGGTTTGCGTTTTACGCTTAGATGGGCGATATGGAGAGTGGTGCTGAAGCTGTATCGGGCATGTATTCCTTGAGGAGATCCCGCAGTCGCAGGATCTCTCTGCCTGCCGCCGATAGATCGCCTTGAAGGGAAAGTTCCCGCTCCCGAAGTCGCTTGATGTCGCGCTGACAGGtctgcaaaaataaatatacaattaGTATAACTCGTGATGGGActatgtaatttaatttagtttcGCTTATGTTTGAATACTTACCACATTCTGTCTGAGTAGATCCAACTTGTCGCACTTCAATCGTGTGACCTCCTGGCGCAGATTCTCGATCTTCACGATCGTCTCGTTGCTGGGGGAACTACCCATTATGGTGGACTGGACTCCATCTAAGCACAGGGAGCACGCCTTGGTGGTGGCCTCCGCCGAACTCATGCTTTCTAGCCCAGTATCACTGTCAATGTAGGTGGCTCCGCCGTCCAAGTGCGCCATCATTGGATCGAGATCCACGCTATTCAGACTGGAATCATCGCTCGTTTCCGACATGGTGGCCACTGCGACCACTCCGTTTTGGGCGGCACTGACAGCCGCTGCTACCACGCCCCCGCCGGTTCCATTTTGGGGGAGGTGTCCACCGATGGAATTggtattgttgttgttcgccTGGCGAGAGGTAATGTCAGGGGAGGAGGAAGTGGACTCGTTCGATGACTTCGACTTGGATGAGGATTTGGAGGCCGTGCGACTGCAGGTCTGTgggaaaagaaagaaattagCTTCCATTTTCAAATTATTGCAATAAAGACTTACATTTAGATTGGGTGTCTGCATTTCGGGATGGGTCTCCTTCTTGGAATTCAATGTGCCCAGCTTGGTGTTCACACTGAATTTATCCGTTTGTCCAGGTCCATGACCATTTCCGGTGTCCACGCTCTGCGAGCGCACCCTCATGATTAAAGCCTTCTTCACCGTATCGATAAAGCGGGAGCCGGCATTGCCGCTACCACTTTCTGCTTTCGGGGTCTCGGGTGTAGGACTTCCTGCCGACGTCTGGGAAAGATCGGTTCCCAGAAAGTCGCGAGTCTTCTCCCGTAGTTCCTCGCATAAATTCTGGAGCAGAGAGGTCCTGGTGCGCTGTTCCAACTTTGCAAACTTTTCAGCTTTGTAGCACGCGTTCTCAGCATTGATCAGCTTGGTCAAGATGAACTCCTTGAACTCCTGTCCCTTGCGGAAAACTGCGGGATTCGGCAGAGTGGGGCCGAAGAAGGGAACATCATCCCTGGCGGTAACGCTGACCTTGTAACGGGTATGTGGTGTGTTCGGCTCAATGGGCTGGACCACGATGAAAGCGTGCAGAAAGTGACTGGCGATCATGTCGGGTGAGAATGGAGTGTTGGTCTCTTGGAAAACGATGGCCACAATGTCATTGCCAATGTGTCGCTTCCTCTGGAGCTGCTGTGGATCGCCCTCGGTGTGCGGCAATAGAGTGGATACATGGAACATGATCTCTCGCTCCTTGAAGACCTCATAGACAGCTGTGTCGCCCGTGTGACCATTCTGAATGTCAAGCCCACCCCTGTAGCCCTTGTGATCCTTCAGGCGTATCCTTTGACCCAAGACATCCAAGAACTCGTCGAAAGCTGGTGATGTCTGCTGGTTACCGAAGAGTTCCTCCTCGGTGGTCTGTCCATATCTTTGGTAGAGCACTCCAAACTTGAAGTGCGAAACGAGAACATGCTCGTCGTATACACTGATGAGTTGCGAGGCCTTGGGGCACAAAATCGGCATGAAATGCTCGACCGTGATATTTTCGTTCAGTGTATGCGCCATTTTTGCCGGACTTGGCTGTGGTAATAGGCATGAAACTGGAAGAAGCTCGTGCATCGTACCAGTTCTCAATCTCATCAGGATTCGCATGTGCTCCTGGTTGGCTACATTTTCCGTTTTAATAGAAAGCAAAATCGGTCCCAATTGCTCATCCACTCCAATCAAATTCGAGTGCTCCCTAGCGGCATAGAATCTCCTGTAGCACTTGGCCGTATCGTCCGTCTCGAACTTGGCCATCCAGGTGGTCTGTGGGAGCAGAGGATTTCCTCTCGCATCGTAGCCGCACTCATGTTCGGTGCCATCCATCCAGTAACCACCGTGCAGTGGCAGCAAGATCATGGGGTACGGTGCCGGTTTGGCCAGCGCCTCCTCAAGCAATCTCTGCGAGGCGGGAATGGCCGAAACGATCGATGAGTTGGAGCTCACCGACGACTGAGATTGGTAGTGGTGTCCGTTGGACAGCAGCTGGCAACCGGAGGCGCTGACCACCCCACTTAGTTGCGGGGAGGCGGGCGTCGAGCTGCAGGCGGAGCCCGAGACTGTGGAGCTGCTCGAGTGGTTCATCGAGTGGCGCAGTGTTGCCCGCGATCCCGAGTGCTGCAGCCCACCGTTGTGGGGATGGGCGTGGCTGTCGTGGGGTGAGTGTGGCTGTGGCACGCGCTCCTCACTCGCATTACTGCCGCGATGGTGGTTCTGTAAGAAGAAAAGAAATCGATTATAAATGAGTTTAATTCGTTAATTGATTTTTCAATCAAACTTGAATTACTGGAGAGAAAACCATCAGGATACTATAAATTTGGTATTTAATATCAGTGTATATTTTTCCATATACACAAATTGAATGTCACAGACAGCCCCAAGAAACTACCTTTCAAAAATCCCAATCTTATACCTCCATAAATCCAAGCATTGCAGACAATGCCGCCTAATCCTTGGcggaaataaatataattttccctAGCCATTCTCTGCGAGTACGAAACTCTGGCTTGATTGTTCAGCGGGATAGTGTGTCAGAGATCCATGTGTGGCACTCTGCACACAACTGGGGCCTGATTATGTGTGAGTGGGTGCCACAGTGGAGCCTCCCACACGCCGACGGGCGGAATTAGAGGCTCTGCAGCACTGCTGCATTATAATTTCATGCAATTATCGTCAGTGAAACCCGCCCGCAGCCCGCGCCCCAGCTTCATATGCAAATGGGGCGGCCTCGAGCCATGTGGATGGATTGGATAATGGCAGAGTGGAGCAGGGTGGTGCAGTTGGTTCGTCGGAGTGGTGCAGAGACTGTCGATGGCTTTGCAATTTTGTTGGCACAAACTATTTGCAAAGGCACCAAACAAATATGGTAGTGGGTGGAAGGGGCGTGGTCGTGGATTACGTGATGGATTTGCAGAGAGGGAAACTTCCACTTCCAATGGCTTTGAATTTTTGATAACATTAAGCCAACATTTTCATTTGACATGAACGAGGCTCCTGCTCCCATTTCCTTTACAATTCCTGGCGCCACTCGAAGCTTTTGTCTGGTCGACCCCCTTTTGACCCCAGCCCCCTTGCCTCTTAACCCGATGCCTCCTAAACAAGAAAGCATattaaaaagttttcttttatttgcaaaCAGTTTTTCCGTTTCTGGGATTCTTTTGTTGCACTTTAGGGCGCTGGCCTGCAGCCAAATGTGGCACGTACCCAAGGGGTTAAAGGGAGCGGGCTAGGGTTCATCGATAGTTCGTGCCTTGATTTAATAGTCTGCCGGCTGCCAATTGGAACTGCAGCTGATGGCTGGAAATAATGAGCCAAAGGAAGTAGGAAAAAGGCAGGCAGTGGAGGTACCCACTTGATAGATGGAAATAATGAGCCGAGAAAGGAtgggaaatgcaaatgcaactAAAAAAAGCAATACAGTTTGGCAAGCACTGTGGGGTCACCGCCTCTCACTTCTGCAATCGATTGAAGGTTAACCGATTCGATTATTCAAATTCGCGTTGTGTGCCATTCAAGCCGAGTTTCCAGCCAGTTGACTGCACCGCTAATGAATTGCATTGTCAGTCATTTGGGTGCATATCCAATGGATTTTGACATCCATCGCTCTAGCATTCATTTGtttgcatctgtatctgttggTATCTGTATCGTGTGAACCGAACTATGGTCtaaaacaaaatatgcaaatgcagtTTCCTACTGTAACTCCCTCTTTGCAGGCAAACAAAACGAATGTGGCAATtgaggaaaattaataaattttgtTGTAACCCTAGACGTTCATTTGGTCGCGGGGCGGGGAATTAAATGGGAACTGGAGCTATGGGACTGTTGCAGATATTGCTTATAGAGTCGGTCACGTCACACGCTTAGTTGGCTTCATTTGCTAAGGGCGGTTGGCCTTTTAGTGTTTGCctaaatgggaaatgggaaaactgGTAAATGGCTGAAGAGGGGGAACCCTCATCCCCAAAAATAGATAGTTAGTTGGATAAGCTGTCTGTGGTTGGGTAAACAAAAGAAGTCAGCGGACAAGTGACTCATCTAATAAGGAATATTGTAGTCTCTCCCAATCTCTCTGAGTTTTTCCTTCAGTTAATTTGTGAAGATTTCCACTTTGGCAATTGGTTTTGGTTTCAGTTTGGCTTGTTTTATGAGATCTAATTAGGAAACCATTTGTGCGGAGGCTGCTGGAGAAGTATTAAGCACAAGCAGACAACTACACAAACCGGAAAATGCCAAAGTTAAATGTAATAAAGTGGAAAGCATGACGAATGTAGAACTTGTGCAGAACAAGAAACTCGCTTCTGACAAATGATCATTCCGCTTCCCGCCGAACAATAATGACAATCATAACGCCGATGATGATGTTTATGTGCCGATTCCGAGGAACTTAAGCGGATTACATACAGCCAGTTCGAGTACACGAGCCACAAGATGTGGAAAAGTGTTACGAGCTCGGAGCAGAAAAGAACATATAGAACACTGAACACCGAACACCGAACAGAAATGGAACCAAAGTGGGGGGAACTGAAGGAGGAACTACAGCCATATGGCAAACTGAAGAGGGGCACGAACTGCACAGAGAATTAAAGTTATGGTATGTCAAATGATGTTATATCTGGACTTCATCATTAAAGGCTAACAAGTTTGTTATTGGCCAAAAGAAATGATTCAACTTAGTGGTCGATTCTCGAATTTCCTTCTTCAGACATCTACATTGAACTAAACAATTTTTCTCACTGTCGAGTGTCATCGTTTCGAGGTTAATGGGGTAGTGGCATGTGAAGAGGGACTTGCAACGAGTGGAAAGGGCAGCCCCTGGCAAAGTCATCTCCTGCATTGAACAAGCGATTTGCATAAGGCGAAGGGCAGCAGTTCCTCTTTTGGACACCTCCATATGTGCAAAAAATCCTGCGACGTAGCCAGAGTCAACAAGGCTtgcttgttgtttttattgttgccgCTCAAGTGCAGGCGGGCGTCATTAAAAATGTGCATTTTGCATTCAACGCCCTCGTATTTCTCGCTTTTCTCACACCCTAAAAAcgacaaaaaatgaaaacaaaatttaacAAAAGCACAGGAAGCAGGCCCCTAAAAGAGGGTTAAAAAACAAGAGGCGTTGGGAAGAAGGGGCTGTCTGTCATTCGCTGCAGTGCTTTCCAAACTGTTaatattgtaatattattTCTGTTTTAGCCTTTGTGAATATCTTATGCAGTTCACATTGCTTAGCTCAGAAAGTGTCACACATACAAGCTACCCAACTGATTGATATATGTATGCTGTCTACGCACGTGAGACAAATGTCGGGAGAGCAGGAGATATATGTGTATGCGGCGACAAATCCCAATCCCCCAGTGCGACCCACTCCCCACATGATTTATTCGAGTCTCCAAAGGGGGCGATGCAAAAACACAAGCCAAACTCGAGATTGAAGTGCTTAAATCAAAATCGCATAAATCACAAATGTCACAAGTCAAGAGTGCGTATCAAACTGTGCATGGGGTAAGGCAAGGATTCGAGACTTTTGAGATTAGACAGTTTGTGGAATTAAGATCGTAAAGAATTGCAGCTAGTCATTTTTACAACAGTAGTAAGCACTAAGATCACAGGCTTTTATATTCTTCTAGCAGAACTTAAACAATACCGCTATATCATAAAGACAAAAACACCTAATGGGTTCAGCTCCAGCTGCGACGCACTTTAGAAGCCATTGAAAGTCGATCTTTCAACTTGGGATTCTCCACACGTATGAGTGATTCGAGCTGAGCACGATTGTTCTGTTTGAAACGCTTTCACAAACTTAATTAACATACACACATAGTCTTTCTTATCGCTCAACAGTGAGCAGAACAAAATAAGTGTTAAAATGGATATGAAAAGACTTCACAtatcataaaataaaatataacgTTCGTAGAAGTTTATCGACTGCAATCGGAATGAGATCATGTCGCGAGTTTGCAAGAAGTGTATAAAAAGTGAGCTCACTCATGGTTTGGGGgcgtttttgtttggccaaaaTCGCATTTGTTCAACTGGTTCATTGATATTCGTGTTTTGTTCAACGATTATTGAACACCAAACACGGCCTAAATAAGGCAATCATTGAATATGGTGGCTACAGTTTGGCGACATTTTCATTAGCGGAACAAAGCAAAAACGTAAAAATTTTGTGGCAGAAAGCGAAAGGCAGCCAAAATGGATTCAAGATtgccataaattatgcaaGCTACCTGATTGATTTTTAAGATCcactaattaatataaaataacaaaCATTATTTGCGGTTTCGGTGGCGGcttaaaaatagatttttaatTGCAGCTCGCAGCTGGAAGCCGCAGTTCGCAGTTCGGATTCGAGTTGCATGTGAAGTCACGGTGTGTGTGACCCAATTTGTGCGCAGTGAACCCAACACCCGCTTCGAATATGCCCCTTTTGCCATTACCCATGCAGCATAAAATTAGCTGCGACAATTCCAAGGCAGAATCAAGAGGGCCGAGAAGTAAGAGCCGCAGCCAAAGCTAAAGCCATTCCATTCCCACACGCCCACGGGAAGCAATTTCCCTCGATCTGAGGTAACTCGAAAGGTATGAGGGGAGCATGACTCCATGTCACGGCTTTATGAGCAGCGAACAAGATGGGGGGAAGTTGTAAGGGGTTGGCGTAATAAGATATTCTGCGATTCACACAAACTGAGTTAAAGCCGTACTGCAAATGATTGTGGGTGTCATCAAGTGATTTTTGGGCGGGGCTAATAAGCAAGAAGACAACGCTATTCAACTCGAAGTCCCTGTGAAGATTTTAGTACTTTTCTAAATTTTTGTTCTGCTCTTCAATTAAATTATCCGTGATAACTACTCtcaatttaataatatatattttctctAGTTTCATTAATAACTTGCCCTCGAGTGTACAGTGGCTCTCAAACAGTTCGCAGTGCCTTACTACGACTTTCGTGAGCTTGCCCAACCTTCTTCTCCCTATTTAACCCTTTCGCGCTTGCGCATTGAAGCTGCTCCGTTTCCACTCGAATGCCCAAGACTTTGTGTAACTTTGCACATTTAAATTACAAACAGCTGACAAAAGTTTTGCCGCCAGACCAAATCCCGAGACCAAGATGGCCAAGCCACTCTTCATAAGAAAAAGTGTTCCCcctgtttttattattttcctcCGCTTGGCTAGCTTTTCTCATAAAATAATTGCTCGTGTGATCGAGACTCGTTGCCTTTCAACTTGAGTTACCAACTCCTCCCCGTGGAGACTTGTGAAGTCAACGATGAGGAGTTCTTTTGTCTCACGAGAATTTTGGCAGTCAAGCGTGAAACATGAAAGAATATGTACAACCTGATGATGTTCTTGGCGAACCCTTCCTAGAATCTTCTGAAATGCTATAAATTACCAGGCCCCAAAGTTGTGTACTCCCATTTGGCTTCCTAGGAAGTTTTCTGCATGTTTTCAGGCAGTTGTCAAAGCTTCAAAGAGGAAACACGATGTGAACGTTTCCTGCCCGTAATTAGTGTGAAAATGTGTGTTATCCAAGCCGTAGGTAAACTCAATTCCCTGCCTCATTTCACATATTGATTAAACAAGCCAAAACTGGAGCATAAACCAGCCGTATATAACGCATTGTTTACTTGGTCAAAACATGCGACCAACGAGGTTAACAAATTGAACGTGCATATTGAATTTGTGAAGGCAGTTTCGATTGGTTGTGGTTCAAAATgtcagctgcagttgcaaaaTGACAGggaaaaaaagagagaaaaggCTTGGAACTTTCGAGCAAGTGGAATGGCTCTTCATTCGGAAAACGAAAGGGGAGGGCTGTCAATTTAACAGGACTCagaaaaagtttttaatagTTAGTCCAGCATGAAGCCTGAATATAGATATAGCgcttaaaactttttaatttggtTAACTTTTGTAAAACAGATGCCTAGATATCTAGGTTTATCCACTCTCATCGTACTTTTGGTGTATTTGTCAGCGGGTTTCTAGATGATTTATGGCAGTGAATCTGACATTTCTCTGCTTGATTTTTGCTCGAAAAAAGTTGCCTGACCACCGAAGCCGATGCGTTGGCGTTTTTTTGGCATCGGCAACATTCACTTTTTACTTGGCATATCTGTAtctacatatgcatatgtatctttgatttttatttcgttttttggGAGGGTAATGCTGCCCAAAAACTGGGTCAACGCATGTCGCCAGCGCGATTTAACACTCGCTCATCGTTAATCTTCATTCATTTGCATGCGCTTCACTGCATTCGTTGTTCATTATTCATTATTCGGGGCTTGCAGCCTGGCTCTCAAACTGTAGATGCATCCAATAAGTGGCAATTGCCGCAAATTGCTTCctcagctgctgttgcttaTTTATAGCAAATCTTTTGACGCCAAGTGAGTGCCCACAAGTGCATTTACCAACCCCTTCGACCTCTCGCCATCCACCGCTTATGAGTCCAATCCCATTTGCCGCCCGTCTGCAAACATTCGTTGACTTATTTATGATCGCACACGAGACTCGAATCGTCGGCGttt
This genomic stretch from Drosophila mauritiana strain mau12 chromosome 2L, ASM438214v1, whole genome shotgun sequence harbors:
- the LOC117135136 gene encoding rap1 GTPase-activating protein 1 isoform X4; translation: MGVLRWRDSPGSRISGSIGNSSGNSNNNHHHSSNSNSSSGNNNAHQQQHNNNHINNNMNNNNNRENHHRGSNASEERVPQPHSPHDSHAHPHNGGLQHSGSRATLRHSMNHSSSSTVSGSACSSTPASPQLSGVVSASGCQLLSNGHHYQSQSSVSSNSSIVSAIPASQRLLEEALAKPAPYPMILLPLHGGYWMDGTEHECGYDARGNPLLPQTTWMAKFETDDTAKCYRRFYAAREHSNLIGVDEQLGPILLSIKTENVANQEHMRILMRLRTGTMHELLPVSCLLPQPSPAKMAHTLNENITVEHFMPILCPKASQLISVYDEHVLVSHFKFGVLYQRYGQTTEEELFGNQQTSPAFDEFLDVLGQRIRLKDHKGYRGGLDIQNGHTGDTAVYEVFKEREIMFHVSTLLPHTEGDPQQLQRKRHIGNDIVAIVFQETNTPFSPDMIASHFLHAFIVVQPIEPNTPHTRYKVSVTARDDVPFFGPTLPNPAVFRKGQEFKEFILTKLINAENACYKAEKFAKLEQRTRTSLLQNLCEELREKTRDFLGTDLSQTSAGSPTPETPKAESGSGNAGSRFIDTVKKALIMRVRSQSVDTGNGHGPGQTDKFSVNTKLGTLNSKKETHPEMQTPNLNTCSRTASKSSSKSKSSNESTSSSPDITSRQANNNNTNSIGGHLPQNGTGGGVVAAAVSAAQNGVVAVATMSETSDDSSLNSVDLDPMMAHLDGGATYIDSDTGLESMSSAEATTKACSLCLDGVQSTIMGSSPSNETIVKIENLRQEVTRLKCDKLDLLRQNVTCQRDIKRLRERELSLQGDLSAAGREILRLRDLLKEYMPDTASAPLSISPI
- the LOC117135136 gene encoding rap1 GTPase-activating protein 1 isoform X3, which produces MKYLTNTHKESYTLVARKRYMKNLLRQHAFMANTQKQQPAGGGSGSGSVTHSPERLRGATTATQDLFELLERVQCSRLDDQRCVLPAYFSQNHHRGSNASEERVPQPHSPHDSHAHPHNGGLQHSGSRATLRHSMNHSSSSTVSGSACSSTPASPQLSGVVSASGCQLLSNGHHYQSQSSVSSNSSIVSAIPASQRLLEEALAKPAPYPMILLPLHGGYWMDGTEHECGYDARGNPLLPQTTWMAKFETDDTAKCYRRFYAAREHSNLIGVDEQLGPILLSIKTENVANQEHMRILMRLRTGTMHELLPVSCLLPQPSPAKMAHTLNENITVEHFMPILCPKASQLISVYDEHVLVSHFKFGVLYQRYGQTTEEELFGNQQTSPAFDEFLDVLGQRIRLKDHKGYRGGLDIQNGHTGDTAVYEVFKEREIMFHVSTLLPHTEGDPQQLQRKRHIGNDIVAIVFQETNTPFSPDMIASHFLHAFIVVQPIEPNTPHTRYKVSVTARDDVPFFGPTLPNPAVFRKGQEFKEFILTKLINAENACYKAEKFAKLEQRTRTSLLQNLCEELREKTRDFLGTDLSQTSAGSPTPETPKAESGSGNAGSRFIDTVKKALIMRVRSQSVDTGNGHGPGQTDKFSVNTKLGTLNSKKETHPEMQTPNLNTCSRTASKSSSKSKSSNESTSSSPDITSRQANNNNTNSIGGHLPQNGTGGGVVAAAVSAAQNGVVAVATMSETSDDSSLNSVDLDPMMAHLDGGATYIDSDTGLESMSSAEATTKACSLCLDGVQSTIMGSSPSNETIVKIENLRQEVTRLKCDKLDLLRQNVTCQRDIKRLRERELSLQGDLSAAGREILRLRDLLKEYMPDTASAPLSISPI
- the LOC117135136 gene encoding rap1 GTPase-activating protein 1 isoform X1; translated protein: MSSYRTLVDHGHPITVGGCEISLASSSATSSPKPLHRMIKYWRNSSGKIPGLRKSESFAEYRRHSSNSAAISGGSGGRSSTSSARQLQYQRLEMESCENIDMLTEPLRRQHAFMANTQKQQPAGGGSGSGSVTHSPERLRGATTATQDLFELLERVQCSRLDDQRCVLPAYFSQNHHRGSNASEERVPQPHSPHDSHAHPHNGGLQHSGSRATLRHSMNHSSSSTVSGSACSSTPASPQLSGVVSASGCQLLSNGHHYQSQSSVSSNSSIVSAIPASQRLLEEALAKPAPYPMILLPLHGGYWMDGTEHECGYDARGNPLLPQTTWMAKFETDDTAKCYRRFYAAREHSNLIGVDEQLGPILLSIKTENVANQEHMRILMRLRTGTMHELLPVSCLLPQPSPAKMAHTLNENITVEHFMPILCPKASQLISVYDEHVLVSHFKFGVLYQRYGQTTEEELFGNQQTSPAFDEFLDVLGQRIRLKDHKGYRGGLDIQNGHTGDTAVYEVFKEREIMFHVSTLLPHTEGDPQQLQRKRHIGNDIVAIVFQETNTPFSPDMIASHFLHAFIVVQPIEPNTPHTRYKVSVTARDDVPFFGPTLPNPAVFRKGQEFKEFILTKLINAENACYKAEKFAKLEQRTRTSLLQNLCEELREKTRDFLGTDLSQTSAGSPTPETPKAESGSGNAGSRFIDTVKKALIMRVRSQSVDTGNGHGPGQTDKFSVNTKLGTLNSKKETHPEMQTPNLNTCSRTASKSSSKSKSSNESTSSSPDITSRQANNNNTNSIGGHLPQNGTGGGVVAAAVSAAQNGVVAVATMSETSDDSSLNSVDLDPMMAHLDGGATYIDSDTGLESMSSAEATTKACSLCLDGVQSTIMGSSPSNETIVKIENLRQEVTRLKCDKLDLLRQNVTCQRDIKRLRERELSLQGDLSAAGREILRLRDLLKEYMPDTASAPLSISPI